One segment of Rubripirellula amarantea DNA contains the following:
- a CDS encoding O-antigen ligase family protein: MIRLPVLLLPVVMNTVTSHTAVSPSSKTDDPGTTAPTHVESARGAVALHRYVMASIWLLPIMAFTTPTDSIGKSWETLDSVKLVILAFGCFGGAFVLYRNVGHPQFRRVIDPLIPMFLYFAWTVLSVTWSPLKSVSLAQSGSLAALLIFATSIAIICTSRTQASKVLLHVNLALLASSLVVLIAYVIDPTLSGMDRVRIHTGGEALIHPTAAGATASLGLLLPVLCHVIGRFTWAKYLFIPSVLIQGAIVILSNSRTATGMAAITIGFVLFWYSTNRQRAVALCLGGAVCLASLIVDPGFSVISKTAGASAQYVARGQSGGELMGFSGRAEMWGAIWSEYQKALLIGHGYFVTSEKGEILVWNEKHNHDAHNLLLQVLSTTGAIGLLIFLLGIVQPALAMTLLRKGDDFQRRLFVMLAVAAIWYLGWAQLAVSVMGAIRPESLVFFALLGVGVGQSTQMAMPGKKLNRPGREPEKVMAGGSLSA; this comes from the coding sequence TTGATTCGCTTGCCTGTTTTATTGTTGCCCGTGGTGATGAACACCGTTACTTCTCATACCGCAGTCTCACCATCATCAAAGACTGATGATCCGGGGACGACAGCACCCACGCACGTTGAATCGGCGAGGGGGGCAGTCGCGTTGCATCGGTATGTGATGGCGAGTATCTGGCTCTTGCCGATCATGGCATTCACGACGCCAACGGATTCGATCGGAAAGTCGTGGGAAACGCTCGACTCGGTCAAACTCGTCATCTTGGCATTCGGTTGCTTCGGCGGTGCTTTCGTGCTTTATCGCAACGTCGGTCATCCTCAGTTTCGTCGGGTCATCGATCCATTGATTCCGATGTTCTTGTACTTCGCGTGGACGGTGCTTTCGGTCACGTGGTCACCGCTCAAGTCAGTGTCGCTAGCTCAATCGGGAAGCTTGGCAGCTTTGTTGATTTTCGCAACTTCGATTGCGATCATTTGCACCAGTCGCACGCAGGCTTCGAAGGTTCTGCTGCACGTCAACTTGGCGCTGTTAGCCTCAAGTCTTGTCGTTTTGATTGCGTATGTTATCGATCCAACTCTATCGGGAATGGACCGGGTAAGGATTCATACTGGCGGCGAAGCACTAATTCACCCCACTGCCGCTGGCGCGACGGCATCGTTGGGGTTGCTGCTGCCGGTGCTTTGCCACGTGATTGGACGTTTCACGTGGGCCAAATATCTGTTCATACCTAGTGTCTTGATCCAAGGTGCGATCGTGATTCTGTCAAACAGTCGTACAGCGACCGGTATGGCAGCGATTACGATTGGCTTTGTTCTGTTCTGGTACAGCACCAATCGACAACGTGCGGTAGCGTTGTGTTTAGGCGGCGCGGTCTGCTTGGCCAGTCTCATTGTGGACCCCGGCTTTTCCGTGATCTCAAAGACGGCCGGAGCAAGTGCTCAATACGTCGCGCGGGGGCAATCCGGCGGAGAGCTGATGGGATTCTCAGGACGAGCCGAGATGTGGGGAGCGATCTGGTCGGAGTACCAAAAGGCATTGTTGATTGGTCATGGTTACTTTGTCACCAGCGAGAAAGGTGAAATACTTGTCTGGAACGAGAAGCACAATCATGACGCGCACAATTTGCTACTGCAGGTCTTGTCGACGACGGGTGCGATCGGACTGCTGATCTTCCTGTTAGGAATTGTCCAACCGGCGCTCGCGATGACGTTGTTGCGTAAAGGGGATGACTTTCAACGAAGGTTGTTTGTCATGCTTGCGGTCGCGGCAATTTGGTACTTAGGTTGGGCGCAGCTTGCGGTTTCGGTGATGGGGGCGATTCGACCTGAATCACTCGTTTTCTTTGCGCTACTTG
- a CDS encoding tetratricopeptide repeat protein — protein MIRNIDFDQRCAARCFVLAAMFYCIVPTAFAAAQKPAGHSQAAGQSQAAGQPQAGAGQPVVARIEMKLAIDDKVVDVIEKGDLLTVVEEREDDYVILTHDGSTGAVDKDTVAKIAESGQIYTELIEAHPEEGRYYTLRASAWWTLGEAEKALNDFDKAIELGYKEAHAYTSRGLFHAEMGEFDKAIEDYNRALEIEPDSIAPIINRAAVRMSQREYQKAIEDYSLVLAMKENSSSILHQRAIAYKASGDYENAVKDFDAILDANPDDRSAVMGRGYIRFQQADHEAAIKDFSKAIELNNQDPIAFNNRGYNLVQVGRDREALPDYEKAIKLAPKYALALQNQAWLLAISEDDDVRNPELAIKSAKAACELSNYTVAGDLSALAAALAANGDFKEAIGWQEKVVELVADPYKEFAKKTLIRYQNDRVFASDPDKANAEDDAAAVAAEKLKKAAEKSDAAAEDSDASN, from the coding sequence GTGATTCGAAATATTGACTTCGACCAACGTTGCGCGGCTCGCTGCTTCGTTCTCGCCGCGATGTTTTATTGCATTGTCCCAACGGCCTTTGCCGCGGCGCAGAAGCCCGCCGGTCATTCGCAGGCTGCCGGTCAATCGCAGGCTGCCGGTCAACCGCAGGCCGGCGCGGGACAGCCTGTGGTAGCTCGCATCGAGATGAAACTGGCGATCGACGACAAAGTCGTGGATGTCATCGAGAAAGGTGACCTGCTAACCGTCGTTGAAGAACGTGAGGACGACTACGTCATTCTTACCCACGATGGTTCCACTGGAGCCGTCGACAAAGACACCGTCGCTAAGATTGCGGAATCGGGGCAAATCTATACCGAACTGATTGAAGCTCACCCTGAAGAAGGAAGGTACTACACACTTCGTGCTTCCGCTTGGTGGACGTTGGGCGAAGCCGAAAAAGCGCTGAACGATTTCGATAAAGCGATCGAACTTGGATACAAAGAGGCTCATGCCTACACCAGTCGTGGGCTCTTTCACGCAGAGATGGGTGAGTTTGACAAAGCTATCGAAGACTACAACCGAGCGTTGGAGATCGAACCGGATTCGATAGCGCCAATCATCAATCGAGCTGCTGTCCGTATGAGCCAGCGCGAGTACCAAAAAGCGATTGAAGATTATTCGCTTGTGCTTGCGATGAAAGAAAACTCGTCGTCGATTCTGCATCAACGCGCAATCGCCTACAAGGCAAGCGGCGATTACGAGAACGCGGTGAAAGACTTCGATGCCATTTTGGACGCCAACCCCGATGACCGATCCGCTGTCATGGGACGCGGCTACATTCGTTTTCAACAGGCTGATCACGAAGCGGCCATCAAGGATTTTTCAAAGGCGATCGAACTGAACAACCAAGATCCCATCGCCTTTAACAATCGCGGTTACAACCTCGTGCAGGTGGGACGAGATCGAGAGGCGCTGCCTGACTACGAAAAGGCCATCAAGTTGGCTCCGAAGTACGCCTTGGCTTTGCAGAACCAAGCTTGGTTGCTGGCAATTTCGGAGGACGACGATGTTCGAAATCCTGAGCTAGCTATCAAGTCGGCCAAAGCGGCTTGCGAGCTATCCAACTACACCGTTGCCGGAGACCTATCCGCACTGGCGGCAGCGTTGGCGGCCAACGGTGACTTCAAAGAAGCAATTGGATGGCAAGAAAAGGTCGTCGAATTGGTAGCCGATCCGTACAAAGAGTTCGCGAAAAAGACACTCATTCGTTATCAAAACGATCGAGTTTTCGCGTCTGACCCGGACAAGGCAAACGCTGAAGACGATGCCGCTGCGGTGGCCGCCGAGAAACTGAAAAAGGCCGCTGAGAAGTCGGATGCCGCCGCTGAAGATTCGGACGCATCAAATTAA
- a CDS encoding GumC family protein, which translates to MQISFQQWFVAILRHRRLAVLVFCSVMALAVLVIVFAPREYTSEARVMLRIGRESVSVDPTASTVGDQLSLQNTRANEIQTAVGVMQSREIVDRVVDEVGADVVLSGRPMEEDGGGSSIGSLFGGMRGIVSGVIASLDPVPDHERATKALSEGVYIESTSESSVVTIAYTTKSPEVAQQIVASWVDNFITQHAKANYTEGSFQFFSDQGDLLRERLEKARHDLESIKSKSNLVTVAGQQKLLEAQLAKVRDGLLDTETEMSSVQSRLGAYDRILSESESMITSAVTGKMNEGRDLMRNRLFDLEVLEKDLESKFQKDHPKLVSIRNQLQDARNIVDTQDESREEITQAANPSYQQLVARKLVDKAALVGLEQKRQKLLEQRDEVLNEIGHLNGVEREVEMLESEVAILQGRYSDHAIKMEQARMHDVLAKKQITSVNVVQPATLQMRPVSPNKPVCAVMGFIAAMALALSLPMLIETTRTASQVSAVKRSSYDEYVPVNESLHEVSSTELEDHEALLPTTS; encoded by the coding sequence ATGCAAATTTCTTTCCAACAATGGTTCGTAGCAATCCTGCGTCATCGCCGGCTTGCGGTACTAGTGTTCTGCTCGGTGATGGCACTTGCGGTGCTGGTCATTGTTTTTGCGCCACGTGAGTACACCTCCGAGGCTCGTGTGATGTTGCGGATAGGTCGCGAAAGTGTTTCGGTGGATCCAACCGCCAGCACCGTCGGCGATCAATTGAGCCTGCAGAACACTCGAGCGAATGAGATTCAAACGGCTGTCGGCGTTATGCAAAGTCGCGAGATCGTTGATCGTGTCGTTGATGAAGTTGGCGCTGACGTTGTGCTTAGCGGCCGACCGATGGAAGAGGACGGTGGCGGTTCAAGTATCGGTTCACTATTTGGCGGAATGCGTGGCATCGTTTCTGGCGTGATTGCAAGTCTTGATCCCGTGCCGGATCACGAACGAGCAACGAAGGCGCTAAGTGAAGGCGTCTACATTGAATCGACAAGCGAATCGAGTGTCGTAACAATTGCCTACACCACCAAATCGCCCGAGGTGGCACAGCAGATTGTCGCAAGCTGGGTGGATAACTTCATCACCCAACATGCAAAGGCGAACTATACCGAAGGCAGTTTTCAGTTCTTTTCCGATCAAGGTGATCTGCTTAGAGAACGTCTCGAAAAGGCTCGCCATGACCTCGAGTCTATTAAAAGCAAGTCGAATCTCGTTACGGTCGCAGGTCAACAAAAACTACTTGAAGCTCAGCTTGCCAAAGTACGTGACGGTCTTCTGGACACCGAAACCGAGATGTCATCGGTGCAATCTCGTTTGGGTGCCTATGACAGGATCTTGTCAGAAAGCGAATCCATGATCACGTCGGCCGTGACGGGGAAAATGAATGAAGGCCGAGATCTGATGAGGAACCGGTTGTTCGATTTGGAAGTGCTCGAAAAGGACTTGGAAAGCAAGTTCCAAAAAGATCACCCTAAGCTGGTTTCCATTCGTAACCAACTTCAAGATGCACGCAACATCGTTGATACCCAGGATGAATCACGCGAAGAAATCACTCAGGCGGCCAACCCCTCTTACCAACAGCTTGTCGCTCGCAAATTAGTTGACAAAGCCGCGCTTGTGGGGCTCGAGCAAAAACGACAAAAATTGCTGGAACAACGCGACGAGGTCCTCAACGAAATAGGGCACTTGAACGGTGTTGAACGCGAAGTTGAGATGCTCGAAAGCGAGGTTGCGATTTTGCAGGGCCGATACTCTGACCACGCGATCAAAATGGAACAGGCTCGAATGCACGATGTGTTGGCGAAGAAGCAGATCACGAGCGTTAACGTGGTGCAGCCAGCTACGCTTCAAATGCGTCCGGTTTCGCCCAATAAGCCTGTCTGTGCTGTGATGGGCTTCATCGCGGCAATGGCGTTAGCGCTTAGTTTGCCGATGCTGATCGAGACCACTCGCACGGCATCGCAAGTATCAGCGGTCAAGCGAAGCAGTTACGACGAGTACGTTCCTGTGAACGAGTCATTGCACGAAGTCAGTTCAACAGAGTTGGAAGACCACGAAGCGCTTTTGCCAACGACTTCGTAA